The Acidobacteriota bacterium region CCCGCTGAATAAGACGATTAAATAATCAGATAAAAGAATAGAGGGACTGTCGTTATGCAGATTTTATCCGACTTCACGCGATGGTTGTATCGTGGTCAGCGACCCAACTGGCTGGCGAAGGTGATGAATAGAGCTTCGGCAATAGTAGCTTCGCTGGGCGTCACCGCCAATTACATGGAGACATTGGAAGTGGTCGGTCGAAAGTCTGGACGAACTTTCTCATTGCCTGTGGTAGTTGCCATTGTCAACGGAGAGCGATACCTCGTCTCCATGCTTGGCGATGATGTTCAATGGGTGCGTAACGTCAGAGCCGCCGGAGGACGAGCAGTTTTACGAAGCGGCGGTCGTGAAGCCATTCAACTCGAAGAAGTGCAGGCTGACAAGCGCGCCGTGATTTTGAAAGCCTACTTAAAGCGGGCACCCGGGGCGCGCCCGCACGTACCCGTAAACAAAGATGCGCCGATTGCCGAATTTGAAAAGATCGCGGCAGCCTTCCCGGTCTTCCGGGTTATCTCTGATGTGCCGGTTTAGCGATGCTCGGCTTATGGCATCGCAACGTTTTTGACGTGGCGCGCCAGCCACCAGACCAAAAGATAAATGAACCCCGGCGCGGCAAACATTAAAAATGCCCAGCCTTTCGGAAAAGAACCGCTGAGCAGCCATTCATAAATGAAATAGAATGCCGCAAGACTTGAAACCGTAATCAATCCGCCCAAGCCTTCGCGCCGCCAGGCAATCATCAGTCCGATGACCACGCCGACCGGAAAAAACAATAAACCAACCCATTCTTTCGGGGTAATTTTGGCAGGTTGTATGCCTTCACCGATAAAGAAAAGGAAGAGCAGGACGACGCTCATCACGCTCCAGATTCTCGCCGTCCACCTGAGCCATAAAACAATATCGCTCGAATGCAGGTGTGGGTAATTCATGGTTCTACCTCCTGATGAGAAGCGCGTCTTCGGTGCGCAAACCAAATTTGCAATACCGACAGGCGAAACGCGGCGATCAATTTCCGCAAAGCTCCAAAAGGAAAGTCGTCATAAGTTTTTGCCCTTTTGTGAAAACCCTCAAAACGGAAACAGGCTCACTGAGAGCCTGACGTTGACACGTAGTGTTCAGTGAGCCTGGTTGGGGTAATTTATTTAACGGTAATCTCAATCGGTTTCGGCTTTGCTTCTTCTTTCTTTGGTAAGGTGATGGTCAAGAGTCCATCCTTGAAATCCGCCACCACTTTGTTGGCATCCACTGTCATTGGCAGTGTAAAGCTTCGCAAAAATTCACCATACTTCCGTTCGACCCTGACATAATTTTCTTTGCGGGTCTCCTCTTCAAACTTGCGCTCACCGCTCAAGGTCAAAATGTTATTTTCGATATTGACCTTGACATCTTCTTTCTTGGCACCCGGAAGTTCCGCTTTGACGACAATTTCATTTTCGGT contains the following coding sequences:
- a CDS encoding Hsp20/alpha crystallin family protein; its protein translation is MTGTGLAPKKMMREMTALDPFRIFQNRMSRFFDEDFPFAIPEETLSLKTWMPSCDIYETENEIVVKAELPGAKKEDVKVNIENNILTLSGERKFEEETRKENYVRVERKYGEFLRSFTLPMTVDANKVVADFKDGLLTITLPKKEEAKPKPIEITVK
- a CDS encoding nitroreductase/quinone reductase family protein, translated to MQILSDFTRWLYRGQRPNWLAKVMNRASAIVASLGVTANYMETLEVVGRKSGRTFSLPVVVAIVNGERYLVSMLGDDVQWVRNVRAAGGRAVLRSGGREAIQLEEVQADKRAVILKAYLKRAPGARPHVPVNKDAPIAEFEKIAAAFPVFRVISDVPV